From Microcebus murinus isolate Inina chromosome 15, M.murinus_Inina_mat1.0, whole genome shotgun sequence, the proteins below share one genomic window:
- the SAP30 gene encoding histone deacetylase complex subunit SAP30 isoform X2, producing MNGFTPEEMSRGGDAAAAVAAVVAAAAAAASAGNGAGAGPGAEVPASGAVSAAGPPGAAGPGPGQLCCLREDGERCGRAAGNASFSKRIQKSISQKKVKIELDKSVDLYQLQVNTLRRYKRHFKLPTRPGLNKAQLVEIVGCHFRSIPVNEKDTLTYFIYSVKNDKNKSDLKVDSGVH from the exons ATGAACGGCTTCACGCCCGAGGAGATGAGCCGCGGTGGAGACGCGGCCGCCGCCGTGGCCGCCGTGGTCGCCGcagcggccgccgccgcctcggccGGGAACGGGGCCGGCGCGGGCCCGGGGGCTGAGGTGCCCGCCTCCGGGGCGGTCTCGGCCGCCGGGCCCCCGGGAGCTGCGGGGCCGGGCCCCGGGCAGCTGTGCTGCCTGCGGGAGGACGGCGAGCGGTGCGGCCGGGCGGCGGGCAACGCCAGCTTCAGCAAGAGGATCCAGAAGAGCATCTCCCAGAAGAAGGTGAAGATCGAGCTGGACAAGAGC GTTGATTTATACCAATTACAAGTAAATACACTTAGGCGATACAAAAGACACTTCAAGCTACCAACCAGACCAGGACTTAATAAAGCACAACTTGTTGAG atagTTGGTTGCCACTTTAGGTCTATTCCAGTGAATGAAAAAGACACCTTAACATATTTCATCTACTCAGTGAAGAATGACAAGAACAAATCAGATCTCAAGGTTGATAGTGGTGTTCACTAG
- the SAP30 gene encoding histone deacetylase complex subunit SAP30 isoform X1 has protein sequence MNGFTPEEMSRGGDAAAAVAAVVAAAAAAASAGNGAGAGPGAEVPASGAVSAAGPPGAAGPGPGQLCCLREDGERCGRAAGNASFSKRIQKSISQKKVKIELDKSARHLYICDYHKNLIQSVRNRRKRKGSDDDGGDSPVQDIDTPEVDLYQLQVNTLRRYKRHFKLPTRPGLNKAQLVEIVGCHFRSIPVNEKDTLTYFIYSVKNDKNKSDLKVDSGVH, from the exons ATGAACGGCTTCACGCCCGAGGAGATGAGCCGCGGTGGAGACGCGGCCGCCGCCGTGGCCGCCGTGGTCGCCGcagcggccgccgccgcctcggccGGGAACGGGGCCGGCGCGGGCCCGGGGGCTGAGGTGCCCGCCTCCGGGGCGGTCTCGGCCGCCGGGCCCCCGGGAGCTGCGGGGCCGGGCCCCGGGCAGCTGTGCTGCCTGCGGGAGGACGGCGAGCGGTGCGGCCGGGCGGCGGGCAACGCCAGCTTCAGCAAGAGGATCCAGAAGAGCATCTCCCAGAAGAAGGTGAAGATCGAGCTGGACAAGAGC GCAAGGCATCTTTATATATGTGATTATCATAAAAACTTAATTCAGAGTGTTcgaaacagaagaaagagaaaagggagtgaTGATGATGGAGGTGATTCACCTGTTCAAGATATTGATACTCCAGAG GTTGATTTATACCAATTACAAGTAAATACACTTAGGCGATACAAAAGACACTTCAAGCTACCAACCAGACCAGGACTTAATAAAGCACAACTTGTTGAG atagTTGGTTGCCACTTTAGGTCTATTCCAGTGAATGAAAAAGACACCTTAACATATTTCATCTACTCAGTGAAGAATGACAAGAACAAATCAGATCTCAAGGTTGATAGTGGTGTTCACTAG